In the Malania oleifera isolate guangnan ecotype guangnan chromosome 1, ASM2987363v1, whole genome shotgun sequence genome, one interval contains:
- the LOC131168067 gene encoding general transcription and DNA repair factor IIH subunit TFB1-1 isoform X4 produces MATKQVVMRANYKISVKDPGTPGVLKLSEKKFVFVPNDPTSSSKLNVEFRLIKGHKFTKEGSHRQALLNLTQDPETKGGNYIFEFRTFSDRDVCREFVARVLALLGDANNAVSEKPAFALQDEQLSTAEMERRIKLLRVDNELQKLHKQFVLSGVLTEAEFWATRKKLLDGDTSRTPKQRVGFKSAMISDVKPSTDGRTNRVTFNLTPEIIHQIFSEKPAVHQAFLDFVPNKMTEKDFWEKYFRAEYLHSTKNPVAAAAEAAEDEELAVFLKRDDILASEARRKIRRVDPTLDIEADQGDDYMHLPDHGIISKEIIESEYDQYKRTLSQDLNRHSAVVLEGRALDVELRDTRTVAEALARSKQVELANEASDGSNSQERQEKTYRMAKIDDLQAPRELPFAPLFIKDPRDYFDSQQVNALKTLGDTLAGKKQMKCSLSSQDAYGSLRNSISEVKSIGLTDPIVKPEVAFKVLNGLTQNISSTKYHLGKNPGESVLDRLPNTTKEELLHHWTSIQELLRHFWSSYPITTAYLYNKASRLKDAMSQIYPKLQDPYSKKLIGTSRGKGISAVRFPASSFSSCPTNASGS; encoded by the exons ATGGCAACTAAGCAGGTTGTTATGCGAGCCAACTACAAGATTTCCGTCAAGGATCCTGGAACTCCTGGTGTGTTAAAATTG TCCGAGAAGAAATTTGTGTTCGTGCCTAATGATCCGACATCGTCCTCAAAACTCAATGTAGAATTCAGATTAATTAAAG GTCACAAATTTACCAAGGAGGGATCGCATAGACAAGCACTGCTTAATCTTACCCAGGATCCTGAAACCAAG GGAGGAAATTACATTTTTGAGTTTCGAACTTTTTCTGATCGTGATGTCTGCCGAGAATTTGTGG CCAGAGTGCTTGCATTGCTGGGAGACGCCAACAATGCAGTTTCGGAAAAACCTGCTTTTGCACTCCAAGATGAGCAACTTAGCACTGCAGAAATGGAACGTCGGATTAAGCTACTACGAGTGgataa CGAACTGCAGAAACTTCACAAGCAATTTGTACTCAGTGGTGTCTTGACAGAAGCAGAATTTTGGGCCACAAGAAAG AAGCTACTGGATGGGGACACCAGCAGAACACCAAAACAGCGGGTGGGGTTCAAAAGCGCCATGATCTCAGACGTGAAGCCATCGACTGATGGCCGG ACAAACAGAGTTACGTTTAATTTAACACCAGAGATTATTCATCAG ATTTTTTCTGAGAAACCTGCAGTTCACCAGGCATTCTTGGATTTTGTTCCTAACAAG ATGACAGAAaaggatttttgggaaaaatattttagagcAGAATATCTCCATAGTACAAAAAACCCTGTTGCTGCCGCTGCAGAGGCTGCTGAAGATGAGGAACTTGCGGTTTTCTTGAAACGTGATGATATATTGGCAAGTGAAGCCCGACGGAAG ATTAGACGGGTTGATCCAACCTTAGACATAGAAGCAGATCAAGGGGACGATTACATGCATCTTCCG GATCATGGTATAATTAGCAAGGAAATTATCGAGTCCGAGTATGATCAATACAAAAGAACTCTTTCTCAAGACCTTAACCGGCACTCAGCAGTTGTACTTGAAGGAAGAGCTTTAG ATGTTGAGTTGAGAGACACGAGGACTGTAGCAGAGGCATTGGCAAGGTCAAAGCAGG TTGAGTTAGCTAATGAAGCATCTGATGGGAGCAATAGCCAGGAGCGGCAGGAAAAGACTTATCGAATGGCCAAAATCGATGATCTTCAAGCACCTCGTGAACTTCCATTTGCGCCGCTGTTTATCAAG GATCCTCGAGACTACTTCGATTCTCAACAAGTTAATGCACTGAAAACTTTGGGGGATACTTTAGCTGGAAAAAAACAAATGAAATGCAGCTTGAGCAGCCAGGATGCATATGGTTCTTTAAGGAATTCCATTTCTGAGGTCAAATCTATAGGGTTAACCGATCCCATTGTTAAACCTGAAGTTGCTTTTAAG GTTCTAAATGGATTGACGCAAAATATTTCAAGCACCAAGTATCATCTAGGGAAGAATCCTGGGGAGAGTGTTCTGGATAGATTGCCAAACACAACTAAAGAGGAATTGCTACAT CATTGGACGTCCATTCAGGAATTGCTGAGGCATTTCTGGTCATCCTACCCAATTACAACTGCATATCTTTATAATAAG GCAAGTAGATTGAAGGATGCCATGTCACAAATCTACCCAAAACTACAG GATCCATATTCCAAGAAGCTAATTGGGACAAGCC
- the LOC131168067 gene encoding general transcription and DNA repair factor IIH subunit TFB1-1 isoform X1: MATKQVVMRANYKISVKDPGTPGVLKLSEKKFVFVPNDPTSSSKLNVEFRLIKGHKFTKEGSHRQALLNLTQDPETKGGNYIFEFRTFSDRDVCREFVARVLALLGDANNAVSEKPAFALQDEQLSTAEMERRIKLLRVDNELQKLHKQFVLSGVLTEAEFWATRKKLLDGDTSRTPKQRVGFKSAMISDVKPSTDGRTNRVTFNLTPEIIHQIFSEKPAVHQAFLDFVPNKMTEKDFWEKYFRAEYLHSTKNPVAAAAEAAEDEELAVFLKRDDILASEARRKIRRVDPTLDIEADQGDDYMHLPDHGIISKEIIESEYDQYKRTLSQDLNRHSAVVLEGRALDVELRDTRTVAEALARSKQVELANEASDGSNSQERQEKTYRMAKIDDLQAPRELPFAPLFIKDPRDYFDSQQVNALKTLGDTLAGKKQMKCSLSSQDAYGSLRNSISEVKSIGLTDPIVKPEVAFKVLNGLTQNISSTKYHLGKNPGESVLDRLPNTTKEELLHHWTSIQELLRHFWSSYPITTAYLYNKASRLKDAMSQIYPKLQDPYSKKLIGTSRKKGGLYVLEELRVKEFAGSRGKGISAVRFPASSFSSCPTNASGS; this comes from the exons ATGGCAACTAAGCAGGTTGTTATGCGAGCCAACTACAAGATTTCCGTCAAGGATCCTGGAACTCCTGGTGTGTTAAAATTG TCCGAGAAGAAATTTGTGTTCGTGCCTAATGATCCGACATCGTCCTCAAAACTCAATGTAGAATTCAGATTAATTAAAG GTCACAAATTTACCAAGGAGGGATCGCATAGACAAGCACTGCTTAATCTTACCCAGGATCCTGAAACCAAG GGAGGAAATTACATTTTTGAGTTTCGAACTTTTTCTGATCGTGATGTCTGCCGAGAATTTGTGG CCAGAGTGCTTGCATTGCTGGGAGACGCCAACAATGCAGTTTCGGAAAAACCTGCTTTTGCACTCCAAGATGAGCAACTTAGCACTGCAGAAATGGAACGTCGGATTAAGCTACTACGAGTGgataa CGAACTGCAGAAACTTCACAAGCAATTTGTACTCAGTGGTGTCTTGACAGAAGCAGAATTTTGGGCCACAAGAAAG AAGCTACTGGATGGGGACACCAGCAGAACACCAAAACAGCGGGTGGGGTTCAAAAGCGCCATGATCTCAGACGTGAAGCCATCGACTGATGGCCGG ACAAACAGAGTTACGTTTAATTTAACACCAGAGATTATTCATCAG ATTTTTTCTGAGAAACCTGCAGTTCACCAGGCATTCTTGGATTTTGTTCCTAACAAG ATGACAGAAaaggatttttgggaaaaatattttagagcAGAATATCTCCATAGTACAAAAAACCCTGTTGCTGCCGCTGCAGAGGCTGCTGAAGATGAGGAACTTGCGGTTTTCTTGAAACGTGATGATATATTGGCAAGTGAAGCCCGACGGAAG ATTAGACGGGTTGATCCAACCTTAGACATAGAAGCAGATCAAGGGGACGATTACATGCATCTTCCG GATCATGGTATAATTAGCAAGGAAATTATCGAGTCCGAGTATGATCAATACAAAAGAACTCTTTCTCAAGACCTTAACCGGCACTCAGCAGTTGTACTTGAAGGAAGAGCTTTAG ATGTTGAGTTGAGAGACACGAGGACTGTAGCAGAGGCATTGGCAAGGTCAAAGCAGG TTGAGTTAGCTAATGAAGCATCTGATGGGAGCAATAGCCAGGAGCGGCAGGAAAAGACTTATCGAATGGCCAAAATCGATGATCTTCAAGCACCTCGTGAACTTCCATTTGCGCCGCTGTTTATCAAG GATCCTCGAGACTACTTCGATTCTCAACAAGTTAATGCACTGAAAACTTTGGGGGATACTTTAGCTGGAAAAAAACAAATGAAATGCAGCTTGAGCAGCCAGGATGCATATGGTTCTTTAAGGAATTCCATTTCTGAGGTCAAATCTATAGGGTTAACCGATCCCATTGTTAAACCTGAAGTTGCTTTTAAG GTTCTAAATGGATTGACGCAAAATATTTCAAGCACCAAGTATCATCTAGGGAAGAATCCTGGGGAGAGTGTTCTGGATAGATTGCCAAACACAACTAAAGAGGAATTGCTACAT CATTGGACGTCCATTCAGGAATTGCTGAGGCATTTCTGGTCATCCTACCCAATTACAACTGCATATCTTTATAATAAG GCAAGTAGATTGAAGGATGCCATGTCACAAATCTACCCAAAACTACAG GATCCATATTCCAAGAAGCTAATTGGGACAAGCCGTAAGAAGGGGGGATTGTATGTGTTAGAAGAGCTTCGGGTTAAAGAATTTGCTGGTTCTA
- the LOC131168067 gene encoding general transcription and DNA repair factor IIH subunit TFB1-1 isoform X2 — MATKQVVMRANYKISVKDPGTPGVLKLSEKKFVFVPNDPTSSSKLNVEFRLIKGHKFTKEGSHRQALLNLTQDPETKGGNYIFEFRTFSDRDVCREFVARVLALLGDANNAVSEKPAFALQDEQLSTAEMERRIKLLRVDNELQKLHKQFVLSGVLTEAEFWATRKKLLDGDTSRTPKQRVGFKSAMISDVKPSTDGRTNRVTFNLTPEIIHQIFSEKPAVHQAFLDFVPNKMTEKDFWEKYFRAEYLHSTKNPVAAAAEAAEDEELAVFLKRDDILASEARRKIRRVDPTLDIEADQGDDYMHLPDHGIISKEIIESEYDQYKRTLSQDLNRHSAVVLEGRALDVELRDTRTVAEALARSKQVELANEASDGSNSQERQEKTYRMAKIDDLQAPRELPFAPLFIKDPRDYFDSQQVNALKTLGDTLAGKKQMKCSLSSQDAYGSLRNSISEVKSIGLTDPIVKPEVAFKVLNGLTQNISSTKYHLGKNPGESVLDRLPNTTKEELLHHWTSIQELLRHFWSSYPITTAYLYNKASRLKDAMSQIYPKLQEVKESVQSDFRHQVSLLVQPMLQALDAAFAHYDADLQKRSAKSTERPNGFT; from the exons ATGGCAACTAAGCAGGTTGTTATGCGAGCCAACTACAAGATTTCCGTCAAGGATCCTGGAACTCCTGGTGTGTTAAAATTG TCCGAGAAGAAATTTGTGTTCGTGCCTAATGATCCGACATCGTCCTCAAAACTCAATGTAGAATTCAGATTAATTAAAG GTCACAAATTTACCAAGGAGGGATCGCATAGACAAGCACTGCTTAATCTTACCCAGGATCCTGAAACCAAG GGAGGAAATTACATTTTTGAGTTTCGAACTTTTTCTGATCGTGATGTCTGCCGAGAATTTGTGG CCAGAGTGCTTGCATTGCTGGGAGACGCCAACAATGCAGTTTCGGAAAAACCTGCTTTTGCACTCCAAGATGAGCAACTTAGCACTGCAGAAATGGAACGTCGGATTAAGCTACTACGAGTGgataa CGAACTGCAGAAACTTCACAAGCAATTTGTACTCAGTGGTGTCTTGACAGAAGCAGAATTTTGGGCCACAAGAAAG AAGCTACTGGATGGGGACACCAGCAGAACACCAAAACAGCGGGTGGGGTTCAAAAGCGCCATGATCTCAGACGTGAAGCCATCGACTGATGGCCGG ACAAACAGAGTTACGTTTAATTTAACACCAGAGATTATTCATCAG ATTTTTTCTGAGAAACCTGCAGTTCACCAGGCATTCTTGGATTTTGTTCCTAACAAG ATGACAGAAaaggatttttgggaaaaatattttagagcAGAATATCTCCATAGTACAAAAAACCCTGTTGCTGCCGCTGCAGAGGCTGCTGAAGATGAGGAACTTGCGGTTTTCTTGAAACGTGATGATATATTGGCAAGTGAAGCCCGACGGAAG ATTAGACGGGTTGATCCAACCTTAGACATAGAAGCAGATCAAGGGGACGATTACATGCATCTTCCG GATCATGGTATAATTAGCAAGGAAATTATCGAGTCCGAGTATGATCAATACAAAAGAACTCTTTCTCAAGACCTTAACCGGCACTCAGCAGTTGTACTTGAAGGAAGAGCTTTAG ATGTTGAGTTGAGAGACACGAGGACTGTAGCAGAGGCATTGGCAAGGTCAAAGCAGG TTGAGTTAGCTAATGAAGCATCTGATGGGAGCAATAGCCAGGAGCGGCAGGAAAAGACTTATCGAATGGCCAAAATCGATGATCTTCAAGCACCTCGTGAACTTCCATTTGCGCCGCTGTTTATCAAG GATCCTCGAGACTACTTCGATTCTCAACAAGTTAATGCACTGAAAACTTTGGGGGATACTTTAGCTGGAAAAAAACAAATGAAATGCAGCTTGAGCAGCCAGGATGCATATGGTTCTTTAAGGAATTCCATTTCTGAGGTCAAATCTATAGGGTTAACCGATCCCATTGTTAAACCTGAAGTTGCTTTTAAG GTTCTAAATGGATTGACGCAAAATATTTCAAGCACCAAGTATCATCTAGGGAAGAATCCTGGGGAGAGTGTTCTGGATAGATTGCCAAACACAACTAAAGAGGAATTGCTACAT CATTGGACGTCCATTCAGGAATTGCTGAGGCATTTCTGGTCATCCTACCCAATTACAACTGCATATCTTTATAATAAG GCAAGTAGATTGAAGGATGCCATGTCACAAATCTACCCAAAACTACAG
- the LOC131168067 gene encoding general transcription and DNA repair factor IIH subunit TFB1-3 isoform X3: protein MRANYKISVKDPGTPGVLKLSEKKFVFVPNDPTSSSKLNVEFRLIKGHKFTKEGSHRQALLNLTQDPETKGGNYIFEFRTFSDRDVCREFVARVLALLGDANNAVSEKPAFALQDEQLSTAEMERRIKLLRVDNELQKLHKQFVLSGVLTEAEFWATRKKLLDGDTSRTPKQRVGFKSAMISDVKPSTDGRTNRVTFNLTPEIIHQIFSEKPAVHQAFLDFVPNKMTEKDFWEKYFRAEYLHSTKNPVAAAAEAAEDEELAVFLKRDDILASEARRKIRRVDPTLDIEADQGDDYMHLPDHGIISKEIIESEYDQYKRTLSQDLNRHSAVVLEGRALDVELRDTRTVAEALARSKQVELANEASDGSNSQERQEKTYRMAKIDDLQAPRELPFAPLFIKDPRDYFDSQQVNALKTLGDTLAGKKQMKCSLSSQDAYGSLRNSISEVKSIGLTDPIVKPEVAFKVLNGLTQNISSTKYHLGKNPGESVLDRLPNTTKEELLHHWTSIQELLRHFWSSYPITTAYLYNKASRLKDAMSQIYPKLQDPYSKKLIGTSRKKGGLYVLEELRVKEFAGSRGKGISAVRFPASSFSSCPTNASGS from the exons ATGCGAGCCAACTACAAGATTTCCGTCAAGGATCCTGGAACTCCTGGTGTGTTAAAATTG TCCGAGAAGAAATTTGTGTTCGTGCCTAATGATCCGACATCGTCCTCAAAACTCAATGTAGAATTCAGATTAATTAAAG GTCACAAATTTACCAAGGAGGGATCGCATAGACAAGCACTGCTTAATCTTACCCAGGATCCTGAAACCAAG GGAGGAAATTACATTTTTGAGTTTCGAACTTTTTCTGATCGTGATGTCTGCCGAGAATTTGTGG CCAGAGTGCTTGCATTGCTGGGAGACGCCAACAATGCAGTTTCGGAAAAACCTGCTTTTGCACTCCAAGATGAGCAACTTAGCACTGCAGAAATGGAACGTCGGATTAAGCTACTACGAGTGgataa CGAACTGCAGAAACTTCACAAGCAATTTGTACTCAGTGGTGTCTTGACAGAAGCAGAATTTTGGGCCACAAGAAAG AAGCTACTGGATGGGGACACCAGCAGAACACCAAAACAGCGGGTGGGGTTCAAAAGCGCCATGATCTCAGACGTGAAGCCATCGACTGATGGCCGG ACAAACAGAGTTACGTTTAATTTAACACCAGAGATTATTCATCAG ATTTTTTCTGAGAAACCTGCAGTTCACCAGGCATTCTTGGATTTTGTTCCTAACAAG ATGACAGAAaaggatttttgggaaaaatattttagagcAGAATATCTCCATAGTACAAAAAACCCTGTTGCTGCCGCTGCAGAGGCTGCTGAAGATGAGGAACTTGCGGTTTTCTTGAAACGTGATGATATATTGGCAAGTGAAGCCCGACGGAAG ATTAGACGGGTTGATCCAACCTTAGACATAGAAGCAGATCAAGGGGACGATTACATGCATCTTCCG GATCATGGTATAATTAGCAAGGAAATTATCGAGTCCGAGTATGATCAATACAAAAGAACTCTTTCTCAAGACCTTAACCGGCACTCAGCAGTTGTACTTGAAGGAAGAGCTTTAG ATGTTGAGTTGAGAGACACGAGGACTGTAGCAGAGGCATTGGCAAGGTCAAAGCAGG TTGAGTTAGCTAATGAAGCATCTGATGGGAGCAATAGCCAGGAGCGGCAGGAAAAGACTTATCGAATGGCCAAAATCGATGATCTTCAAGCACCTCGTGAACTTCCATTTGCGCCGCTGTTTATCAAG GATCCTCGAGACTACTTCGATTCTCAACAAGTTAATGCACTGAAAACTTTGGGGGATACTTTAGCTGGAAAAAAACAAATGAAATGCAGCTTGAGCAGCCAGGATGCATATGGTTCTTTAAGGAATTCCATTTCTGAGGTCAAATCTATAGGGTTAACCGATCCCATTGTTAAACCTGAAGTTGCTTTTAAG GTTCTAAATGGATTGACGCAAAATATTTCAAGCACCAAGTATCATCTAGGGAAGAATCCTGGGGAGAGTGTTCTGGATAGATTGCCAAACACAACTAAAGAGGAATTGCTACAT CATTGGACGTCCATTCAGGAATTGCTGAGGCATTTCTGGTCATCCTACCCAATTACAACTGCATATCTTTATAATAAG GCAAGTAGATTGAAGGATGCCATGTCACAAATCTACCCAAAACTACAG GATCCATATTCCAAGAAGCTAATTGGGACAAGCCGTAAGAAGGGGGGATTGTATGTGTTAGAAGAGCTTCGGGTTAAAGAATTTGCTGGTTCTA